A part of Carettochelys insculpta isolate YL-2023 chromosome 1, ASM3395843v1, whole genome shotgun sequence genomic DNA contains:
- the AQP11 gene encoding aquaporin-11, which translates to MVLDETWISLLLMAGTMILAGGCRKLTRHYIHSRRLRPRTFLLEMFATFQICACTNELRLLANVQPKPHVALTLTYIFTVLHGLTLTGSTCNPCGTLQQILDGGVSIKQGGLKIGAQFVGAVLARVYMHQIWSMEIIKVHSEVLTEGCSNPIQTTETQAFCIELLFSAVFQLTILQFESVKPRLRVHLIALLITMLVYGGGSLTGAIFNPALAFSLHASCFHDKFWDYSLVYWMAPSLGTILVAIVWGEILPLIF; encoded by the exons ATGGTTCTGGATGAAACCTGGATCTCGCTTCTGCTGATGGCTGGGACCATGATATTGGCAGGAGGGTGCCGGAAGCTGACCCGCCACTATATACACTCCCGCCGCCTTCGCCCTCGCACCTTTCTCCTGGAGATGTTTGCCACTTTCCAGATCTGTGCCTGCACTAATGAACTCCGGCTGCTGGCCAATGTGCAGCCCAAGCCACATGTTGCCCTCACCCTCACGTATATTTTTACTGTCCTGCACGGATTGACTCTGACTGGCAGCACATGCAATCCCTGTGGCACCCTGCAACAAATCTTGGATGGGGGGGTTTCAATCAAACAGGGTGGGCTGAAGATTGGAGCTCAGTTTGTTGGTGCAGTGCTGGCCAGAGTTTACATGCATCAGATCTGGTCCATGGAAATCATCAAGGTGCACTCAGAGGTGCTGACCGAGGGCTGCAGTAATCCCATTCAGACCACGGAGACCCAGGCTTTTTGCATAGAGCTACTTTTCTCTGCTGTGTTCCAGCTGACCATACTGCAGTTTGAATCAGTTAAACCAAGGCTGAGAGTCCATCTAATTGCTCTTCTCATTACTATGCTGGTGTACGGAG GAGGAAGCCTCACAGGAGCAATATTTAACCCAGCATTGGCCTTTTCATTACATGCAAGTTGTTTCCATGACAAATTCTGGGATTATTCACTAGTGTATTGGATGGCACCTTCCTTAG GTACAATACTCGTGGCCATTGTGTGGGGTGAAATCCTTCCTCTGATATTCTGA